One Vanessa atalanta chromosome 15, ilVanAtal1.2, whole genome shotgun sequence genomic window, tgcaACATCTTTAACTTGTaggtaatgaattaaatattttattttaaccagtCATGAATTCTCATTTaccaaatatttgtgtatttaaagcTAGCtatcaaataaagtatattactcGCATTTAGCTTGTTTCATCAGCCCCTGTAGGTACCTAAATGGTCATTTCAAACTTTACCTGGACATACTATTTTAagctaattatttaatgaagctAACTTTAccctttttttgttttgtgggAAGATGGGGAAGTTGGTTCAAGTACTGTTAGAAATGTGTCTACTTACGTAATCCAAATAGTAATTTTCAGGTGAGTAAATTCCTCTATTCTATGGATGGAAGATGTATTGGCTGAATGTCAATGAAACCGCTTAGATAAAACGCTAGCCTGTTAATTGAGAGACTAATTAAGCTAATCGCTTGCgacgtatattttaataattatattgctaaTATTTAGCATAAGGACTAAATTgtagaattttgtttttattaagctaTTGGTACTACCTTCAAATCCGAAGACATGCTTGTATTATACACACCAATAgtgaatcaaatatattttattcgagtaaacTTAAGAATTAAGCTTTATCGagtcgtcaatatttaaacaccaCCATTTCCGAAAACAGCCTCTagtgagaagaaacggcaagatactcgcatagttgctcttatgaaataaacagatttacaatgctgttattGAATATTACTGTTCAATCAAGCCTATGATGGAATCCGAGCCTAAATCCtggcttttttataaattgtattttttttattattaagatttattatttaatctttataaactttttaaatttgttaaatggtaaattattaaatattgctgacTATGAGTATTAcaaaacactaagtattgctatttggcgatataatatttataatggtgGGGCTCttgatgtatgtaattaaaaaaaaaagcagaaaaatcgtattttttaaacctatttgaaattatttcatattttttttttactaatgacTTGGAACACAAACCTCAACGAAATGTTTGATGTGTTtacattgaaatgtttttattcgtGTAAAACTTAcaatcaaatgaaatatatttattgttaatacttttatagTTTAATGTAATCTTTGCGGTATtaagaatgataaaaataatatgtaagccataaaacttttttttagcgcattttttatttcaaaaagtgTTGCCCTATTAATAGTCATAGATATATTCTGTTCGTCAGCTTGTCAGTGTCAGCAGGAAGTATTCACGTACTGATGAACTGTCAGCTGATCTTGACAACTGCACAAGAGTTGTGTTTTTTGGTAATTCGTAATTCCTTCAAGAACCGGAAACCAATTAGGCCGAATATAAATAAGAACTGAGAATTAGTAACAACTATTTAACTATGCTATTAATACGGAACACGATCTAAGTTAGTGTAAGCTTGTGaaactatgaaaatatttagggtacaaatataaaagagtaataactatttatttgaacAGTGCAACTTCATAAATAACCAGTTTGATCGCGTAAacaatattgtacaaaatgattatattaaaattacttttttgtgtGTGGATTTCTTTGCTGGGTGTTCCACCTGAAGTTTTGGGCGAAAATGAATATATAGGGCCAATGCCAAAGAatacaaacaatgaaataatgaaTGATGAAATGTTTAACTGGAAAGTTCCAAGGTCGAAAAGAGATACTGTGCAAAACATCGCAAGTTCCAGCGAATCTAATTTAACGGATCATTTAACTAATTCGACTACTTCAACAACAAGTTCAACTGAAGCTTCTAACATTGTTTATGATGTAGGACCTTCAAATTCTTCCATATTGGCCGTAGTACctgtaaatatttcatcatcTGCTACTCCTAATGCGTCTGATGTGAATCCTTCGGATGCAGCACCACTACCTGGCAAAAGTTCAGCTGAAGATGAACATAACAGTTCAATggctatattttttgtactttgCATATTGGCTCTTGGCATACTTTTAATCCATCTGATGCTACAAACTGGCTTTTCATACCTGCCTGAAAGTGTTGTTATAGTATTTTTAGGTGCATTGATTGGTATGATTATCAAcctaatgtcaataaaaaatattgctaattGGAGGAAGGAAGAGGCTTTTTCACCAACTGcattttttcttgttttgttGCCTCCAATAATTTTTGAATCAGGGTATAATCTACATAAGGGAAATTTCTTCCAAAATATAGGTTCAATCTTGTTGTTTGCTATAGTTGGAACTGCTATATCTGCATTTGTGATTGGTGCTGGTATTTACTTATTGGGTTTGGCTCAAGTAGTTTACAAATTGAGTTTTGTTGAATCATTTGCCTTTGGTTCTCTCATTTCTGCTGTAGACCCTGTAGCTACTGTAGCCATATTTCATGCACTTGATGTTGATCCAGTGTTGAACATGTTAGTGTTTGGAGAAAGTATATTGAATGATGCAGTTGCTATTGTCCTTACAACAGCTGTTTTAGATTCAAATGATCCTTTGATGTCTACAACTGAAGCTATTTTGTCAGCAATAAACCGTTTTTGGTTAATGTTCTTTGCATCAGCCGGTATTGGAGTTCTTTTTGCACTTATAAGTGCACTCCTTTTAAAACATGTAGATCTTCGTAAGAATCCATCTCTTGAATTTGGTATGATGTTGGTGTTTACTTATGCTCCTTATGTATTGGCTGAAGGTATTCATTTATCAGGTaagttaattttcttaataaccaataaataaattccattagcctgataaaaaaaaacaagcttttgttattgtttttattattagtacttGATTTGTGCTATAGTTAgcttaatcaatattaatgagTGCAGTTAGATATGTTTTACTATGTACACTAAACAATAAGTTGCCtcaataacataatttacaagtactagaattatattacattgttattaaaatgaacattttaaaattataaacttctCAATAACTGATGTCTATTAAATATCTtagcttttttttcttttttaagctTATAATATCATTTCATTACAGGAATAATGGCAATATTGTTTTGTGGAATTGTGATGTCGCACTATACTCATTTTAATCTTTCAACTGTAACTCAAGTTACTATGCAACAAACTATGAGGACTCTTGCATTTATTGCTGAAACCTGTGTCTTTGCATATTTGGGACTTGCTATATTCAGGTAAATATAATTCTACTATTAAAGTAATGATAATACACTCTAGAcataataacaacaattatgAGTAATCTGAAAGA contains:
- the LOC125069224 gene encoding sodium/hydrogen exchanger 8; protein product: MIILKLLFCVWISLLGVPPEVLGENEYIGPMPKNTNNEIMNDEMFNWKVPRSKRDTVQNIASSSESNLTDHLTNSTTSTTSSTEASNIVYDVGPSNSSILAVVPVNISSSATPNASDVNPSDAAPLPGKSSAEDEHNSSMAIFFVLCILALGILLIHLMLQTGFSYLPESVVIVFLGALIGMIINLMSIKNIANWRKEEAFSPTAFFLVLLPPIIFESGYNLHKGNFFQNIGSILLFAIVGTAISAFVIGAGIYLLGLAQVVYKLSFVESFAFGSLISAVDPVATVAIFHALDVDPVLNMLVFGESILNDAVAIVLTTAVLDSNDPLMSTTEAILSAINRFWLMFFASAGIGVLFALISALLLKHVDLRKNPSLEFGMMLVFTYAPYVLAEGIHLSGIMAILFCGIVMSHYTHFNLSTVTQVTMQQTMRTLAFIAETCVFAYLGLAIFSFRHRVEPALVVWSIVLCLLGRAANIFPLALLCNKFREHKITKKMMFIMWFSGLRGAISYALSLHLDFSDETRHVIITTTLIIVLFTTLFFGGSTMPLLKFLRANKKVKRSRSLRKQKEVSLSKTKEWGQAIDSEHLSEITEEELEVNYSHTTRLKGFVRLDMKYLTPFFTRRFTHQELKDCKSQMTDLTNQWYQAIRISNDHETDEDESLQANSLSNSQTNLQRGV